A DNA window from Acinetobacter sp. 10FS3-1 contains the following coding sequences:
- a CDS encoding GNAT family N-acetyltransferase: MIVRRAQSEDLHNLAVLFDEYRQFYGASSNFDLSHQFLKQRFEDGQTVIFINTKDEALIGFIVLYLGFSSVACSTYYILDDVYISPAYRRQGAAKQLIDTAVLFAKHQQALRISLETQKNNYQSHHLYESMGFVKDDEFQTYHCFLK; the protein is encoded by the coding sequence ATGATTGTACGACGTGCCCAGTCGGAAGATCTGCATAATCTGGCTGTTTTATTTGATGAGTATCGCCAGTTTTATGGTGCTTCTTCCAATTTCGATCTTTCCCATCAATTCCTGAAACAGCGTTTTGAAGATGGTCAAACCGTTATTTTCATTAATACTAAAGATGAGGCCTTAATTGGCTTTATTGTGCTGTATTTAGGTTTTTCCTCAGTTGCCTGTTCCACTTATTATATTTTGGATGATGTTTATATCAGCCCGGCTTATCGCCGTCAGGGCGCAGCCAAACAGTTGATTGATACAGCAGTTTTATTTGCCAAACATCAACAGGCCTTAAGAATCAGTCTGGAAACCCAAAAGAACAATTACCAGTCCCACCACTTGTATGAATCCATGGGATTTGTTAAAGATGATGAGTTTCAGACTTACCACTGCTTTTTAAAATAA
- a CDS encoding ion transporter — MVFTTWYSLRKFVYNNLHNEEYETKFSRIINYFLILLIISNASAVLLESVNDIYQSYSLFFDLFEYFSILVFSIEYLLRFWSIAEESPFESAWKNRLNWVKSGGAMIDLLAILPAYINFWVPIDLRFLRILRLLRLLKLTRYFVSLQILLRVIEREKGSFQAVVFILSIMIVMAAACIYVVESKAQPEVFTSIPASMWWAVVTLTTVGYGDVTPITPVGRFLGALITILGVGLAALPAGILATGLTHELEQRKQNLELKFRELLQNAEIDLLIDQEKIENIRKEVGLSMEQTQDIIFQLMREQREEALQQEREHYAYCPHCGKKLPD; from the coding sequence ATGGTATTTACCACGTGGTACTCACTCAGAAAATTCGTTTATAACAATTTACATAATGAAGAATACGAAACAAAATTTAGCCGGATCATTAACTATTTTTTAATTTTACTGATCATTAGTAATGCCAGCGCCGTATTATTGGAATCAGTAAATGATATTTATCAATCTTATTCGTTGTTTTTTGATTTATTTGAATATTTTTCTATTCTAGTTTTTTCCATTGAATATCTCTTGCGTTTTTGGTCTATCGCCGAAGAGAGTCCCTTTGAAAGTGCATGGAAGAATCGCCTGAATTGGGTAAAAAGCGGTGGAGCAATGATTGATTTATTAGCCATTCTACCGGCTTATATCAATTTTTGGGTGCCGATCGACTTACGTTTTCTCAGAATTTTACGGCTGTTACGACTGTTAAAGTTGACACGGTATTTTGTGTCCTTGCAAATTCTCTTGCGCGTGATTGAACGTGAAAAAGGTTCTTTTCAGGCAGTCGTATTTATTTTGAGCATCATGATTGTCATGGCAGCCGCCTGTATATATGTGGTTGAGAGCAAGGCGCAACCAGAGGTATTTACTTCAATTCCGGCTTCTATGTGGTGGGCGGTGGTCACACTCACCACTGTGGGGTATGGAGATGTGACCCCTATTACGCCTGTAGGGCGTTTTTTAGGTGCACTTATTACCATTTTAGGGGTAGGGTTAGCCGCGTTGCCGGCGGGTATTTTAGCCACGGGTTTAACGCATGAGCTAGAACAACGTAAACAAAATCTGGAATTAAAGTTTAGAGAATTATTACAAAATGCTGAAATCGATTTATTGATTGATCAAGAGAAAATTGAAAATATTCGCAAAGAGGTCGGGCTGAGTATGGAGCAGACGCAGGATATTATTTTTCAATTGATGCGTGAGCAACGCGAAGAAGCATTACAGCAAGAGCGGGAACACTATGCTTATTGTCCACATTGTGGGAAAAAACTACCGGATTGA
- a CDS encoding pseudouridine synthase, with amino-acid sequence MLLEKMLQSQGFGSRKHCQQLIKNGAVSIQGEIIDEPKYKLNLQDLIFSVYGHEHRYREKVYIALNKPQGYECSHQATHHFSVFDLFDDILLNRGLQCVGRLDQDTTGLLLLTDDGQFLQALTHPKKHVAKVYQMTTADPITTEQIQQLEQGVELRNEKGIFAATHISRLDEKRLQMTIHQGVYHQVKRMLAAVGNKVEQLHRAQIGALACNDLGDGEWIYLTEEQVAQAKFRSE; translated from the coding sequence ATGCTATTAGAGAAAATGTTGCAATCACAAGGTTTCGGTTCACGTAAGCATTGCCAGCAACTAATTAAGAATGGTGCTGTTTCAATTCAGGGAGAAATCATCGATGAACCCAAATATAAGCTCAATCTGCAAGACCTTATATTTAGTGTCTATGGTCATGAACATCGCTACCGGGAAAAAGTCTATATCGCTTTAAATAAGCCTCAAGGCTATGAATGTTCCCATCAGGCCACACATCACTTCAGTGTTTTTGACCTGTTTGACGACATTCTGTTGAATCGCGGCCTGCAATGTGTGGGTCGTCTGGATCAGGATACCACCGGGCTGTTACTGCTGACAGATGATGGTCAGTTTCTGCAAGCCCTGACGCACCCGAAAAAGCATGTGGCAAAGGTTTATCAGATGACCACAGCCGATCCGATTACAACGGAGCAGATTCAGCAGCTGGAACAGGGAGTTGAGCTAAGAAATGAAAAAGGTATCTTTGCAGCGACCCATATCAGTCGTCTGGATGAAAAACGTTTACAAATGACCATTCATCAAGGGGTGTATCATCAGGTTAAGCGTATGCTGGCTGCAGTGGGAAATAAAGTTGAGCAGCTACATCGTGCCCAGATTGGGGCATTGGCATGTAATGACTTGGGGGATGGGGAATGGATTTATTTGACCGAAGAACAGGTGGCTCAGGCAAAATTCCGTTCAGAATAA
- a CDS encoding type II toxin-antitoxin system RelB/DinJ family antitoxin encodes MRKTEVYQIRLDSQEKKQAFAVFKQLGITPAQAVRLFFKQVVITKSIPFSIENQNIDLEQLIKLRKLKQNELRAEQALHPVTTAQAADHQELVADDDHLDLFEELNAILGESDKI; translated from the coding sequence ATGAGAAAAACTGAAGTCTATCAAATTCGCCTGGATTCCCAAGAAAAGAAACAGGCTTTTGCAGTATTTAAGCAATTAGGGATTACACCCGCTCAGGCAGTGCGGCTGTTTTTTAAACAGGTTGTTATTACCAAGTCAATTCCTTTCTCCATCGAGAACCAGAATATCGATCTGGAGCAGCTGATTAAATTGCGCAAACTGAAGCAAAATGAACTGAGAGCAGAGCAAGCCCTTCATCCGGTTACTACTGCTCAGGCAGCAGATCATCAAGAACTGGTTGCAGATGATGATCATCTTGATTTATTTGAAGAACTTAATGCAATTTTGGGTGAAAGCGACAAAATTTAA
- a CDS encoding DUF441 domain-containing protein yields MSQLDLNLIVLLVLLACGIFSHNSAVTIAAAVLIVLKITPLHDLLPYVQQHGLNIGIIILTIGVLAPIASGKIPGESILKSFLSWKSLLAISIGLFVAWLGGRGVKLMANQPDVVAGLLIGTVAGVAVLRGVPVGPLIAAGILSLLIGTR; encoded by the coding sequence ATGTCCCAACTTGATTTAAACCTGATTGTTCTTTTGGTTTTACTGGCTTGCGGTATATTTAGCCATAATAGTGCAGTGACCATTGCTGCAGCGGTGCTGATTGTACTTAAAATTACGCCACTGCATGACCTACTTCCTTATGTTCAGCAGCACGGGCTAAATATCGGGATTATTATTTTAACGATTGGCGTATTGGCCCCGATTGCGAGTGGAAAAATTCCTGGGGAAAGCATTCTGAAATCTTTTCTTAGCTGGAAATCTTTACTGGCGATTAGTATTGGTCTTTTTGTGGCCTGGCTCGGTGGACGTGGGGTCAAACTGATGGCAAATCAGCCAGATGTAGTGGCCGGCCTGTTGATTGGTACAGTCGCAGGTGTAGCTGTCCTGCGTGGCGTACCGGTGGGACCATTGATTGCAGCCGGAATTTTATCGTTATTGATTGGAACCAGATAA